A window of the Electrophorus electricus isolate fEleEle1 chromosome 11, fEleEle1.pri, whole genome shotgun sequence genome harbors these coding sequences:
- the lhcgr gene encoding lutropin-choriogonadotropic hormone receptor, translating into MRILILTLAMRYCCCLHFECPEICRCSIKTINCNSVTEATALKQHSTYNRLVLNYIHLKSIPKLSFDGLQCVKRIEIAQSVTLETIETQAFNSLLNLSEISIQNTRSLIYIHQQAFNKLPKLRYLSISNTGITVFPDLTSISSLEAYFILDICDNLHLRSIPSNAFIGMTREETAMNLYNNGFREIQNYAFNGTSLDKLVLKNNRNLQIIHKDAFSGAMGPTVLDVSSTALETLPSRGLRSVHMLVARSAFSMKGLPPLKSFESLREAHLTYPSHCCALLTWNAHRDDQYSAQRNGSSYCEEHSLLPSKDGIFSHKPKMVNVSFSTNTLKPLPVESIFGNVDFEYPELESCQTRSALECTPEADAFNPCEDIAGFGFLRVAIWFINILAIVGNLTVLLVLVASRCKLTVPRFLMCHLAFADFCIGVYLLMIATVDLRTRGHYSQHAIEWQTGAGCGVAGFLSVFGGELSVYTLSTITVERWHTITHALRLERRLGLAHAAAITAFGWLLCLVMALLPLVGVSSYSKVSMCLPMDIETPLAQAYVILLLLFNVGAFLVICGCYVRIYAAVQHPEVPGRAADAKIAKRMAVLIFTDFLCMAPISFFAISAAFKVPLITVTNSKILLVLFYPINSCANPFLYAIFTKAFRKDACILLSSIGCCEDKAQMYRTKTYCSEQAGKSKSTSVGKAPHMWLSSFPQQKPRLQIESVQKDS; encoded by the exons ATGAGGATTTTGATCTTAACCCTTGCGATGCGCTACTGTTGTTGTTTGCATTTCGAGTGTCCGGAGATCTGTCGGTGTTCCATCAAGACTATTAACTGCAACAGTGTGACAGAGGCCACGGCACTGAAGCAGCACTCGACCTACAACAGACT tgttttgAACTATATCCACTTGAAGAGTATTCCAAAGCTCAGCTTTGATGGACTGCAGTGTGTTAAAAGAAT AGAAATTGCTCAGAGTGTCACACTGGAGACCATAGAAACCCAAGCCTTCAACAGCCTTCTTAACCTCTCAGAGAT ATCAATCCAAAACACAAGGAGCCTGATTTACATCCACCAACAAGCCTTCAACAAGCTACCCAAACTGAGATATTT GAGCATCTCCAATACCGGGATAACTGTGTTTCCTGATCTGACATCCATTTCTTCTCTTGAAGCCTATTTTATACT TGATATTTGTGACAACCTCCACCTGCGGTCAATCCCATCAAATGCCTTCATTGGAATGACAAGGGAAGAAACTGCAAT GAATCTTTATAACAATGGCTTCAGGGAAATTCAAAACTATGCCTTCAATGGGACAAGCTTAGACAAACT AGTGTTAAAAAACAACCGAAACCTGCAAATAATCCACAAGGATGCTTTTTCTGGAGCTATGGGTCCTACTGTTTT AGATGTATCATCCACTGCTCTGGAGACGCTTCCCTCTCGAGGACTACGGTCTGTACACATGTTAGTGGCGCGCTCAGCATTCTCAATGAAGGGATTACCTCCCCTAAAGAGCTTTGAGAGTTTGAGAGAGGCCCACCTCACCTACCCCAGTCACTGCTGTGCGCTGCTCACCTGGAATGCTCACAG GGACGATCAATATTCAGCACAGAGAAACGGATCTTCATACTGTGAAGAGCACAGTTTATTACCAAG TAAAGATGGGATTTTCTCCCACAAGCCCAAAATGGTGAATGTGTCATTTTCCACCAACACTTTGAAGCCCCTACCTGTAGAATCCATTTTTGGCAATGTAGACTTTGAGTACCCAGAACTGGAGTCCTGCCAGACCAGATCAGCTCTCGAGTGCACCCCAGAGGCAGACGCCTTTAACCCCTGTGAGGACATTGCTGGGTTCGGATTCCTGCGCGTGGCCATCTGGTTCATCAACATCCTCGCCATTGTCGGCAACCTCACTGTACTCCTAGTGCTAGTTGCTAGCCGGTGCAAACTCACTGTCCCACGCTTCCTCATGTGTCACCTGGCCTTTGCCGACTTCTGCATAGGCGTCTACCTGCTCATGATTGCCACCGTGGACCTGCGCACACGTGGCCACTACAGCCAACACGCCATTGAGTGGCAGACTGGGGCGGGCTGTGGCGTCGCTGGCTTCTTGTCTGTCTTTGGCGGTGAGCTGTCTGTTTACACTCTGTCTACAATCACCGTGGAACGCTGGCACACCATCACCCATGCACTCCGGCTTGAGCGCAGGCTGGGCCTGGCCCATGCTGCTGCCATCACGGCCTTCGGCTGGTTACTCTGCCTGGTCATGGCCCTTCTCCCCTTAGTGGGTGTCAGTAGTTATAGCAAGGTCAGCATGTGCCTGCCTATGGATATTGAGACACCTCTGGCCCAAGCTTATGTCAtcctcctgctgctcttcaATGTGGGTGCTTTCCTGGTGATCTGTGGCTGCTACGTACGGATCTATGCGGCTGTACAGCACCCAGAGGTGCCCGGCCGTGCTGCCGATGCCAAAATCGCAAAGAGAATGGCTGTGCTCATTTTTACAGACTTCCTCTGCATGGCGCCCATCTCTTTCTTCGCCATCTCCGCAGCCTTTAAGGTCCCCCTCATCACGGTCACTAATTCCAAGATCCTCCTGGTGCTCTTCTATCCTATCAACTCCTGTGCCAACCCCTTTCTTTATGCCATTTTCACCAAGGCCTTCAGAAAGGATGCTTGCATACTTCTGAGCTCCATCGGCTGCTGTGAGGACAAAGCCCAAATGTACCGCACAAAAACCTACTGTTCAGAGCAGGCTGGGAAAAGCAAGAGTACCTCAGTCGGCAAGGCCCCTCACATGTGGCTGTCCTCCTTTCCTCAGCAGAAGCCCCGACTGCAGATAGAGAGTGTGCAGAAAGACAGCTGA
- the mertka gene encoding tyrosine-protein kinase Mer isoform X2, which translates to MTLNIFMLLGIFSHSISLSTAGSHGRALLAVALSVGLPQGNSAHPSGGSEHLIMAVRVPSVHLSQEEIERLRFKPTVGTIWCSLGAEVKFNCSIDLNDVGQDLSILWFKDGREIPDGMQTTVYNQERTVALLSTISIKNVQRTDAGKYCCRLSVSNKVIESNPIIVEVEGLPTFTKHPSDVNVTRNTSFTLTCEAVGPPNPVTIMWLHKGQKLNHTSHSPSTITIQGVDSPTQYSCEAHNSKGVAVSREAHINIKDNPAKVSNVTVVRREANNLILRWTPGHDGFSPLSTCSITVRELGREVGNPTRVVSLQVPPFSCEITGLKAMTWYNMSVSCTNEIGYSPPSAWVQSNTTEGGAPLNVNIHVNGSMLLIQWKAPPPDKVNGILKGYDIFIHDGKHMNKIHSISTEAAVAMQVFNTTYSVEVMACTQAGCGVKSSPYWLFVPEIDLPLTPSSDFEYIVFGVVSGFCLLILLLIVVMCLRSRVLETRLGRLLGTGEKLPPVIEYRPQRSYNRSAIEITLANLGISEELQAKLQEVMVLRSLLAVGKVLGEGEFGAVMEGHLKHPDGTSEKVAVKTMKLDNFSQREIEEFLNEAACMKDFNHPNVIRLLGVCLEVGPGHFPKPMVILPFMKYGDLHSFLLRSRLGDTPRYLPTQTLLRFMIDIALGMEYLSSRNFLHRDLAARNCMLRDDMTVCVADFGLSKKIYSGDYYRQGRIAKMPVKWIAVESLADRVFTVKSDVWAFGVTMWEIATRGMTPYPGVQNQEIYDYLLEGHRLKQPNDCLDELYDIMFSCWCADPVDRPDFLQVRGMLEKLADKLPDTSSRKDIIYINTSFPEEEPLVEGPLLTSSPTCRHQTTDTSIVTADIHESSPMEEDDRYVIVISSEDPSVVMQNRTVDCPLLADISLELDSADTVREGADLQQAYSDMTHLL; encoded by the exons atgacattaaatatttttatgcttCTTGGGATTTTTTCACATTCAATATCACTCTCGACCG CTGGCAGCCATGGACGAGCCCTGCTAGCTGTTGCCCTCTCAGTGGGGTTACCACAGGGCAACTCTGCTCACCCTTCTGGAGGCTCGGAGCACTTGATCATGGCTGTCCGGGTGCCCAGTGTGCACCTGTCCCAGGAGGAGATCGAGAGACTGCGCTTTAAACCCACCGTGGGCACCATCTGGTGCTCACTGGGTGCAGAGGTCAAATTCAACTGCTCAATTGACCTCAATGACGTAGGCCAAGACCTGAGCATCCTCTGGTTTAAGGATGGTAGAGAGATTCCTGATGGCATGCAGACAACGGTGTACAACCAGGAGAGGACAGTGGCCCTCCTGTCCACCATCAG TATTAAGAATGTTCAGCGAACAGATGCTGGCAAGTACTGTTGCAGACTGAGCGTTAGTAACAAAGTGATTGAATCAAATCCTATCATTGTTGAGGTAGAGG GCCTGCCAACCTTCACTAAGCATCCAAGTGATGTAAATGTAACCAGGAATACTTCTTTCACATTGACTTGCGAGGCGGTGGGTCCACCGAATCCTGTCACTATAATGTGGCTTCACAAAGGCCAGAAGTTGAACCACACCAGCCACTCCCCCAGCACCATCACTATCCAAG GTGTGGACAGCCCAACCCAGTATAGCTGTGAAGCTCACAATTCCAAAGGCGTTGCTGTCTCCAGAGAAGCTCACATCAACATTAAAG ACAATCCAGCCAAGGTGTCCAATGTCACTGTGGTCAGACGTGAAGCGAACAACCTTATCTTAAGATGGACTCCTGGACATGATGGATTTTCTCCTCTCAGTACTTGCAGTATCACA GTGAGAGAACTAGGCAGGGAAGTGGGCAATCCTACTCGGGTTGTCAGTCTGCAAGTCCCTCCGTTCTCATGTGAGATCACTGGCCTGAAAGCCATGACCTGGTACAACATGAGTGTGTCCTGCACCAATGAGATTGGCTACTCGCCACCCAGTGCCTGGGTCCAGAGCAACACCACAGAGGGAG GGGCTCCGCTGAATGTGAACATTCATGTAAATGGCTCTATGCTGCTGATCCAGTGGAAGGCTCCACCCCCTGACAAGGTGAATGGAATTTTGAAGGGATACGACATCTTTATCCATGATGGGAAACATATGAATAAG ATTCACAGTATCTCAACAGAGGCAGCAGTGGCCATGCAGGTGTTTAACACCACATATAGCGTGGAAGTCATGGCATGCACACAGGCTGGCTGTGGAGTGAAAAGCTCTCCATACTGGCTGTTTGTCCCTGAGATTG ATTTGCCTCTAACCCCATCTTCAGACTTTGAGTACATCGTGTTCGGAGTGGTTTCTGGTTTCTGTCTGCTGATACTCCTGCTGATTGTGGTCATGTGCCTGCGTAGTCGGGTACTAGAGACTCGACTTGG AAGGTTGCTTGGAACTGGAGAGAAACTGCCACCTGTTATTGAGTACAGGCCACAGAGGTCCTACAATCGATCAGCCATCGAAATCACAC TTGCAAACCTGGGGATCAGTGAAGAACTCCAAGCCAAACTTCAGGAAGTGATGGTCCTGAGAAGCCTGCTTGCTGTTGGAAAAGTGCTGGGAGAAG GGGAGTTTGGTGCTGTAATGGAGGGTCACTTGAAGCATCCTGATGGAACCAGTGAAAAAGTTGCTGTAAAGACTATGAAGT tggaTAATTTCTCTCAGAGGGAGATAGAAGAGTTTCTGAATGAGGCTGCCTGCATGAAAGACTTTAACCATCCTAATGTCATTAGACTATTAG GAGTATGTTTAGAAGTGGGCCCAGGCCATTTTCCCAAGCCAATGGTCATTCTCCCTTTCATGAAGTACGGAGACCTGCATAGCTTTCTCCTTCGTTCCCGGCTAGGAGACACTCCTCGG TATCTTCCCACACAGACTCTCTTGCGGTTTATGATTGACATTGCACTAGGAATGGAATACCTCAGCAGCAGAAACTTTCTACATAGAGACCTTGCAGCACGCaattgcat GCTACGTGatgacatgactgtgtgtgtggcagactTCGGCCTTTCAAAAAAGATTTACAGTGGAGATTATTATAGACAGGGCAGAATAGCCAAGATGCCTGTGAAATGGATTGCTGTGGAGAGCCTGGCAGACCGAGTCTTCACTGTGAAAAGTGATGTG TGGGCATTCGGTGTAACCATGTGGGAGATTGCAACTCGAGGCATGACTCCATATCCTGGTGTCCAAAACCAAGAGATTTATGATTACCTCCTGGAAGGCCACAGGCTAAAGCAGCCAAATGATTGCCTAGATGAACT GTATGACATCATGTTCAGCTGTTGGTGTGCAGACCCTGTGGACCGGCCCGACTTCTTGCAGGTGCGGGGGATGCTGGAGAAACTGGCAGATAAGCTCCCCGACACGTCAAGCAGGAAAGATATCATCTACATCAACACAAGCTTCCCAGAGGAGGAACCACTGGTGGAAGGtcccctcctcacctcctcaccaaCCTGCAGACACCAGACCACAGACACATCCATTGTAACAGCAGACATACACGAGAGCTCCCCCATGGAGGAAGATGACCGATACGTTATTGTCATCTCATCAGAAGACCCCTCTGTTGTGATGCAGAATCGCACCGTGGACTGTCCTCTTTTGGCAGATATAAGTTTGGAGCTGGACAGTGCTGACACTGTCAGGGAAGGAGCAGATCTGCAGCAGGCCTATAGCGACATGACACACTTGCTCTGA
- the mertka gene encoding tyrosine-protein kinase Mer isoform X1 — translation MTLNIFMLLGIFSHSISLSTAGSHGRALLAVALSVGLPQGNSAHPSGGSEHLIMAVRVPSVHLSQEEIERLRFKPTVGTIWCSLGAEVKFNCSIDLNDVGQDLSILWFKDGREIPDGMQTTVYNQERTVALLSTISIKNVQRTDAGKYCCRLSVSNKVIESNPIIVEVEGLPTFTKHPSDVNVTRNTSFTLTCEAVGPPNPVTIMWLHKGQKLNHTSHSPSTITIQGVDSPTQYSCEAHNSKGVAVSREAHINIKDNPAKVSNVTVVRREANNLILRWTPGHDGFSPLSTCSITVRELGREVGNPTRVVSLQVPPFSCEITGLKAMTWYNMSVSCTNEIGYSPPSAWVQSNTTEGVPSGAPLNVNIHVNGSMLLIQWKAPPPDKVNGILKGYDIFIHDGKHMNKIHSISTEAAVAMQVFNTTYSVEVMACTQAGCGVKSSPYWLFVPEIDLPLTPSSDFEYIVFGVVSGFCLLILLLIVVMCLRSRVLETRLGRLLGTGEKLPPVIEYRPQRSYNRSAIEITLANLGISEELQAKLQEVMVLRSLLAVGKVLGEGEFGAVMEGHLKHPDGTSEKVAVKTMKLDNFSQREIEEFLNEAACMKDFNHPNVIRLLGVCLEVGPGHFPKPMVILPFMKYGDLHSFLLRSRLGDTPRYLPTQTLLRFMIDIALGMEYLSSRNFLHRDLAARNCMLRDDMTVCVADFGLSKKIYSGDYYRQGRIAKMPVKWIAVESLADRVFTVKSDVWAFGVTMWEIATRGMTPYPGVQNQEIYDYLLEGHRLKQPNDCLDELYDIMFSCWCADPVDRPDFLQVRGMLEKLADKLPDTSSRKDIIYINTSFPEEEPLVEGPLLTSSPTCRHQTTDTSIVTADIHESSPMEEDDRYVIVISSEDPSVVMQNRTVDCPLLADISLELDSADTVREGADLQQAYSDMTHLL, via the exons atgacattaaatatttttatgcttCTTGGGATTTTTTCACATTCAATATCACTCTCGACCG CTGGCAGCCATGGACGAGCCCTGCTAGCTGTTGCCCTCTCAGTGGGGTTACCACAGGGCAACTCTGCTCACCCTTCTGGAGGCTCGGAGCACTTGATCATGGCTGTCCGGGTGCCCAGTGTGCACCTGTCCCAGGAGGAGATCGAGAGACTGCGCTTTAAACCCACCGTGGGCACCATCTGGTGCTCACTGGGTGCAGAGGTCAAATTCAACTGCTCAATTGACCTCAATGACGTAGGCCAAGACCTGAGCATCCTCTGGTTTAAGGATGGTAGAGAGATTCCTGATGGCATGCAGACAACGGTGTACAACCAGGAGAGGACAGTGGCCCTCCTGTCCACCATCAG TATTAAGAATGTTCAGCGAACAGATGCTGGCAAGTACTGTTGCAGACTGAGCGTTAGTAACAAAGTGATTGAATCAAATCCTATCATTGTTGAGGTAGAGG GCCTGCCAACCTTCACTAAGCATCCAAGTGATGTAAATGTAACCAGGAATACTTCTTTCACATTGACTTGCGAGGCGGTGGGTCCACCGAATCCTGTCACTATAATGTGGCTTCACAAAGGCCAGAAGTTGAACCACACCAGCCACTCCCCCAGCACCATCACTATCCAAG GTGTGGACAGCCCAACCCAGTATAGCTGTGAAGCTCACAATTCCAAAGGCGTTGCTGTCTCCAGAGAAGCTCACATCAACATTAAAG ACAATCCAGCCAAGGTGTCCAATGTCACTGTGGTCAGACGTGAAGCGAACAACCTTATCTTAAGATGGACTCCTGGACATGATGGATTTTCTCCTCTCAGTACTTGCAGTATCACA GTGAGAGAACTAGGCAGGGAAGTGGGCAATCCTACTCGGGTTGTCAGTCTGCAAGTCCCTCCGTTCTCATGTGAGATCACTGGCCTGAAAGCCATGACCTGGTACAACATGAGTGTGTCCTGCACCAATGAGATTGGCTACTCGCCACCCAGTGCCTGGGTCCAGAGCAACACCACAGAGGGAG TCCCTTCAGGGGCTCCGCTGAATGTGAACATTCATGTAAATGGCTCTATGCTGCTGATCCAGTGGAAGGCTCCACCCCCTGACAAGGTGAATGGAATTTTGAAGGGATACGACATCTTTATCCATGATGGGAAACATATGAATAAG ATTCACAGTATCTCAACAGAGGCAGCAGTGGCCATGCAGGTGTTTAACACCACATATAGCGTGGAAGTCATGGCATGCACACAGGCTGGCTGTGGAGTGAAAAGCTCTCCATACTGGCTGTTTGTCCCTGAGATTG ATTTGCCTCTAACCCCATCTTCAGACTTTGAGTACATCGTGTTCGGAGTGGTTTCTGGTTTCTGTCTGCTGATACTCCTGCTGATTGTGGTCATGTGCCTGCGTAGTCGGGTACTAGAGACTCGACTTGG AAGGTTGCTTGGAACTGGAGAGAAACTGCCACCTGTTATTGAGTACAGGCCACAGAGGTCCTACAATCGATCAGCCATCGAAATCACAC TTGCAAACCTGGGGATCAGTGAAGAACTCCAAGCCAAACTTCAGGAAGTGATGGTCCTGAGAAGCCTGCTTGCTGTTGGAAAAGTGCTGGGAGAAG GGGAGTTTGGTGCTGTAATGGAGGGTCACTTGAAGCATCCTGATGGAACCAGTGAAAAAGTTGCTGTAAAGACTATGAAGT tggaTAATTTCTCTCAGAGGGAGATAGAAGAGTTTCTGAATGAGGCTGCCTGCATGAAAGACTTTAACCATCCTAATGTCATTAGACTATTAG GAGTATGTTTAGAAGTGGGCCCAGGCCATTTTCCCAAGCCAATGGTCATTCTCCCTTTCATGAAGTACGGAGACCTGCATAGCTTTCTCCTTCGTTCCCGGCTAGGAGACACTCCTCGG TATCTTCCCACACAGACTCTCTTGCGGTTTATGATTGACATTGCACTAGGAATGGAATACCTCAGCAGCAGAAACTTTCTACATAGAGACCTTGCAGCACGCaattgcat GCTACGTGatgacatgactgtgtgtgtggcagactTCGGCCTTTCAAAAAAGATTTACAGTGGAGATTATTATAGACAGGGCAGAATAGCCAAGATGCCTGTGAAATGGATTGCTGTGGAGAGCCTGGCAGACCGAGTCTTCACTGTGAAAAGTGATGTG TGGGCATTCGGTGTAACCATGTGGGAGATTGCAACTCGAGGCATGACTCCATATCCTGGTGTCCAAAACCAAGAGATTTATGATTACCTCCTGGAAGGCCACAGGCTAAAGCAGCCAAATGATTGCCTAGATGAACT GTATGACATCATGTTCAGCTGTTGGTGTGCAGACCCTGTGGACCGGCCCGACTTCTTGCAGGTGCGGGGGATGCTGGAGAAACTGGCAGATAAGCTCCCCGACACGTCAAGCAGGAAAGATATCATCTACATCAACACAAGCTTCCCAGAGGAGGAACCACTGGTGGAAGGtcccctcctcacctcctcaccaaCCTGCAGACACCAGACCACAGACACATCCATTGTAACAGCAGACATACACGAGAGCTCCCCCATGGAGGAAGATGACCGATACGTTATTGTCATCTCATCAGAAGACCCCTCTGTTGTGATGCAGAATCGCACCGTGGACTGTCCTCTTTTGGCAGATATAAGTTTGGAGCTGGACAGTGCTGACACTGTCAGGGAAGGAGCAGATCTGCAGCAGGCCTATAGCGACATGACACACTTGCTCTGA